In one window of Flavobacterium ginsengisoli DNA:
- a CDS encoding S41 family peptidase, with translation MKTTLKSVLFLFLFAFSLQSCEDQDDVAAPADLQINNFIWRGLNEVYLWQQDVPNLADGRNLQPDFNQFLRGYSKPEDLFEALLNKPVSKYPNGDAIDRFSWIVEDYTVLEQELSGVTKNNGVDFRLSRVSSGSNDVVGFVRYIIPNSDASTKAIKRGDLFTSVNGVKLTVSNYQDLLFNKDSYTLNLADYNGSGYVLNGKSVDLTKTVLEENPILISKVIPSGGHKIGYLMYNGFYSSYDDKLNQAFGELKTQGVTDLILDLRYNGGGAVPSAIRLASLITGQFDNQVFAKTQFNTKWMKDMTADDLESLNYRFVNNIDGKALNSLNLSTVYIIATASTASASELVINGLAPYINVVQIGETTTGKNVGSYTIYDSETLFTKKGINANHKYAMQPLVFKISNSAGFGDYTQGLQPTYPQKEYLDTYGVLGETSEPLLNLAISKITGSTAKTISNDSGLDLPYLTDSKIINGLRHGMYFQNAPKNF, from the coding sequence ATGAAAACAACTTTAAAGAGCGTTCTTTTTCTCTTTTTATTCGCATTTTCCTTGCAATCTTGTGAAGATCAGGATGATGTTGCAGCTCCAGCAGACTTACAGATTAATAATTTTATTTGGAGAGGATTAAATGAAGTCTATTTATGGCAACAAGATGTGCCAAATCTAGCCGATGGCCGTAATCTGCAACCCGATTTTAATCAGTTCTTAAGAGGGTATTCTAAGCCCGAAGATTTATTTGAAGCTTTATTGAACAAACCGGTAAGTAAATATCCAAATGGAGACGCAATTGATCGTTTCAGCTGGATTGTTGAAGATTATACTGTTTTGGAACAGGAACTAAGCGGTGTCACAAAAAATAATGGTGTAGATTTTAGATTGAGTCGCGTATCTTCAGGATCGAATGATGTGGTAGGTTTTGTGCGATATATTATTCCAAATTCAGATGCTTCGACTAAAGCAATTAAACGCGGTGATTTATTTACAAGTGTGAATGGAGTAAAACTTACTGTTTCTAATTATCAAGATTTATTGTTCAATAAGGATAGCTATACGCTAAACTTGGCTGATTATAATGGTAGCGGTTATGTTTTGAACGGAAAATCGGTTGATTTGACAAAAACTGTTTTAGAAGAAAACCCGATTTTAATTAGCAAAGTGATTCCTTCGGGAGGTCATAAAATAGGTTATTTAATGTATAATGGCTTTTATTCAAGCTATGACGATAAATTAAATCAGGCTTTTGGCGAATTGAAAACACAAGGAGTTACCGATTTAATTCTAGATCTTCGATATAATGGAGGAGGAGCCGTTCCTTCAGCAATTAGACTTGCTAGTTTGATTACAGGGCAATTTGATAATCAGGTTTTTGCTAAAACGCAGTTTAACACAAAGTGGATGAAAGATATGACTGCTGATGATTTAGAAAGTCTGAATTACAGATTTGTAAATAATATTGATGGTAAAGCTTTAAACAGTTTAAATTTAAGTACGGTTTACATTATTGCCACTGCAAGTACAGCATCTGCAAGTGAATTGGTTATTAATGGATTAGCACCTTATATTAATGTAGTTCAGATTGGAGAAACTACAACAGGTAAAAATGTTGGTTCGTATACTATTTATGATTCTGAAACTTTGTTTACTAAAAAAGGAATCAATGCAAATCATAAATATGCAATGCAACCTTTGGTTTTTAAAATCTCAAATTCTGCCGGTTTTGGAGACTATACTCAAGGTTTACAGCCTACTTATCCGCAGAAAGAATATTTGGATACTTATGGTGTTTTAGGAGAAACATCTGAGCCTTTGCTTAATTTGGCTATTTCAAAAATTACGGGATCTACTGCTAAAACAATTTCTAATGATTCTGGACTGGATCTGCCTTATTTAACTGATTCAAAAATCATAAACGGATTAAGACACGGAATGTATTTTCAGAATGCTCCAAAGAATTTTTAA
- a CDS encoding YncE family protein, translating into MKFSKLLLIALSISLFASCSSDDNDGPKGAYDNGFFIVNEGGSTSGTVSFSSNDFSIFTKDVYETENGSDVLGKFIQNIFFDGDKAYIIAGGSNVINIVNRYTFKLITKIDSGLVNPRYGVIKDGKAYVTNANSYDSVTDDYIAVINLATNVVESKISLNTTANRIVEEGGKLYITDPIGTDKLSIYNLNTKTLETPITIGSGSDSIEEENGTLFILRPSFTESSEIIKVKISDKSVSKITIPESQGVAGFLDIENNQVYYTVGSSVYSITTSATTAATTPLFTANPEIGYLYGFAVKNNRAFFADGKFTQDSKAYIYNLSGTLQKELTTGIGTNGFYFND; encoded by the coding sequence ATGAAGTTTAGCAAATTACTTTTAATAGCGTTAAGCATTTCGTTATTCGCTTCTTGTTCAAGTGATGACAACGATGGTCCGAAAGGCGCTTACGACAATGGTTTTTTTATTGTTAATGAAGGCGGTTCTACTTCTGGAACAGTATCTTTCTCTAGCAATGATTTCAGCATATTTACAAAAGACGTTTATGAAACAGAAAACGGATCTGATGTACTTGGGAAATTTATTCAGAATATCTTTTTTGATGGAGACAAAGCATATATTATTGCTGGCGGATCAAACGTAATAAACATTGTAAATCGTTATACTTTTAAGTTAATTACTAAAATTGACAGCGGCTTAGTTAATCCTAGATATGGTGTTATAAAAGACGGTAAAGCTTATGTAACAAATGCAAATTCATACGATTCTGTTACAGATGATTATATTGCTGTAATTAACTTGGCAACTAATGTTGTTGAATCCAAAATTTCATTAAACACAACGGCAAACAGAATTGTAGAAGAAGGCGGAAAATTATACATTACAGATCCAATAGGAACTGACAAACTTTCTATTTACAATCTGAACACAAAAACTTTAGAAACTCCAATAACAATTGGTTCTGGTTCAGATTCTATTGAAGAAGAAAATGGAACTCTTTTTATCTTACGTCCTTCTTTTACTGAAAGTAGCGAAATTATAAAAGTTAAAATCTCTGACAAATCTGTTTCTAAAATTACAATTCCAGAATCTCAAGGGGTTGCTGGGTTTTTAGACATAGAAAACAACCAAGTTTATTATACAGTAGGAAGCTCTGTGTATTCAATTACAACTTCTGCAACAACAGCAGCTACTACTCCGCTTTTTACAGCTAATCCAGAGATTGGATACCTTTACGGATTTGCAGTAAAAAACAACCGTGCTTTCTTTGCTGATGGGAAATTTACTCAAGACAGTAAAGCTTACATCTACAATTTGTCGGGAACTCTACAAAAAGAATTGACTACTGGAATAGGTACGAACGGATTCTACTTTAACGATTAA
- a CDS encoding TonB-dependent receptor plug domain-containing protein, with the protein MTLKRFFTFCLFVVCQIISAQNDSITSLKEVFVSDKNLKTYSASQSVLKLNDSIINKNEALLTDLLNFNSTLYFKEYGRGMLSTVSFRGTTSSQTAVMWNGININSQMNGSTDFNTISGSDYNSISVKAGGGSVIYGSGAVGGTVHLNNDLLFFNRFENNLRLDYGSFNTIGINYKTSISNKKWSTQIGFSKNSSTNDYKYLDRYTWRGEQRWNQNGQYDIITLNANVGYKFNQNHILKLYSQTSNTDRNTSLVTESETKSKYINGFNRNLLEYDGNFGKLKTNFKTAYIFENYQYFADNSLKNYTYGKTENLITKLDVDYHLFKETHINGIVDYSRTNGYGTSFGSHIREISSVALLVRQDFGANWKNELGVRKEFTDNYKSPVLFNLGSSYKFNNWYNLKLNVSRNFRIPTYNDLYWNPGGNLDLKPESSYQGEIGNVFTFKNLTWTQNFYYMKITDMLQWVPGANGIWTPKNQDKVNSYGTETMLSWKKSYGKNIFAANATYAYTVSQDEKTKNQIFFVPFNKATGAVSYSRNKISAYYQILYNGFVYTRADNNPDEIINDYTISNVGIDYDLKFLDSFKIGFQVLNLLNKNYESLESRPMPGRNFNMYLTLKF; encoded by the coding sequence ATGACTTTAAAAAGATTTTTTACTTTTTGTTTATTTGTTGTGTGCCAGATTATTTCGGCGCAGAACGATTCTATTACCAGTCTGAAAGAAGTTTTTGTTTCAGATAAGAATTTAAAAACCTATTCGGCTTCACAATCTGTTTTAAAACTGAATGATTCTATAATCAATAAAAACGAGGCGCTCCTAACCGATTTATTGAACTTTAATTCGACTTTATATTTTAAAGAATATGGACGAGGAATGCTTTCTACGGTTTCTTTTAGAGGAACAACTTCTTCGCAAACAGCTGTTATGTGGAACGGAATAAACATTAATTCTCAAATGAACGGAAGTACCGATTTTAATACTATTTCGGGCTCAGATTATAATTCAATAAGTGTAAAAGCAGGTGGTGGAAGTGTAATTTACGGAAGCGGCGCAGTTGGAGGTACTGTGCATTTAAACAACGATTTGTTGTTTTTTAATCGTTTTGAGAATAATTTAAGACTAGATTATGGCAGTTTTAATACAATTGGGATTAATTACAAAACTTCTATTTCAAATAAAAAATGGAGTACCCAAATTGGCTTTTCTAAAAACAGCTCAACAAACGATTATAAATACTTAGATCGCTATACATGGAGAGGTGAACAGCGATGGAACCAAAATGGGCAATACGATATTATTACGTTAAATGCCAATGTGGGTTATAAATTCAATCAAAATCATATTTTAAAACTGTACAGCCAGACTTCAAACACTGACCGCAATACTTCTTTGGTTACAGAATCTGAAACGAAAAGCAAATACATAAATGGTTTTAACCGAAATTTATTGGAATACGACGGAAATTTTGGAAAATTAAAGACTAATTTCAAAACCGCTTACATTTTCGAAAACTATCAATATTTTGCCGATAATTCTTTAAAAAATTATACATACGGAAAAACGGAGAACTTGATTACTAAGCTTGACGTCGATTATCATTTATTTAAAGAGACACATATAAACGGAATTGTAGATTACAGTCGAACAAATGGTTACGGAACTAGTTTTGGAAGCCATATTCGTGAAATCAGTTCTGTCGCTTTGTTGGTTAGACAAGATTTTGGCGCTAACTGGAAGAACGAACTTGGGGTTAGAAAAGAATTTACAGACAATTACAAATCTCCAGTTTTATTCAATTTAGGATCTTCTTATAAATTCAATAATTGGTACAATTTAAAACTGAATGTTTCTAGAAACTTTAGAATTCCAACTTACAATGATTTGTATTGGAATCCAGGAGGAAATCTAGACTTAAAACCCGAAAGTTCTTATCAGGGAGAAATTGGTAATGTTTTTACATTCAAAAACCTGACTTGGACGCAGAATTTTTATTATATGAAAATTACCGATATGCTGCAATGGGTTCCAGGCGCAAACGGTATTTGGACTCCTAAAAACCAAGATAAAGTAAACAGTTATGGAACCGAAACCATGCTGAGTTGGAAAAAAAGTTATGGCAAAAACATTTTTGCCGCAAATGCTACTTATGCTTACACGGTTTCTCAGGATGAAAAAACTAAAAATCAGATCTTTTTTGTTCCGTTTAACAAAGCAACAGGAGCAGTTTCATATTCTAGAAATAAAATAAGCGCTTATTATCAAATTCTTTACAACGGATTTGTTTATACAAGAGCCGATAATAATCCTGATGAAATCATTAATGATTATACAATTTCTAATGTCGGAATCGATTATGATCTTAAATTTTTAGATTCTTTCAAAATAGGTTTTCAAGTTTTGAATCTTTTAAATAAAAACTACGAAAGTCTAGAAAGCAGACCAATGCCAGGTCGAAATTTCAATATGTATTTAACCTTAAAATTTTAA
- the cobC gene encoding alpha-ribazole phosphatase, whose protein sequence is MEIYLVRHTETVCEKGICYGQSDVDIAKPFEEIFSRIISELPSEAIIFSSPLKRCVILAKHIQENIKTISYQEDERLKEMNFGDWELKSWNEIPSEELNPWMEDFVNIKVSNGESFIELHERVGHFLSETLSKINQPTVIVAHAGIIRSILCHQSSLPLKDAFNNKVDFGEVIKISF, encoded by the coding sequence ATGGAAATTTATCTAGTTCGTCATACCGAAACAGTTTGTGAAAAAGGAATTTGTTACGGACAATCAGATGTTGATATTGCAAAACCTTTTGAGGAAATTTTTAGCAGAATCATTTCAGAATTACCTTCAGAGGCGATTATCTTTTCTAGTCCATTAAAACGTTGTGTTATTTTAGCCAAGCACATTCAAGAAAATATCAAAACCATTTCGTATCAGGAAGACGAACGCTTAAAAGAAATGAATTTTGGTGATTGGGAATTGAAAAGCTGGAACGAAATTCCGTCAGAAGAGCTCAATCCTTGGATGGAAGATTTCGTGAATATCAAGGTTTCAAACGGAGAATCTTTTATTGAATTACATGAAAGAGTTGGCCATTTTTTGTCGGAAACACTTTCAAAAATAAATCAGCCAACTGTAATTGTTGCACATGCAGGAATCATCAGAAGCATTTTATGCCATCAGAGTTCGCTTCCATTAAAAGACGCCTTCAATAATAAAGTTGATTTCGGAGAAGTTATAAAAATCAGTTTTTAA
- a CDS encoding adenosylcobinamide-GDP ribazoletransferase gives MKKELHIFFTCLMFYTRIPCPKNITHHPDYLNKATRYFPFIGWIVGGISFLAFYLFSFFLSSEIAVILAIITSILTTGAFHEDGFADVCDGFGGGWTKEKILMIMKDSAIGAYGAIGLVLLFLLKFKLLAESVLLFANNILLIFLLFISAHSLSRLAAISIIFTHEYSRDDASSKSKPIAKQYTWKEVFGSFFFGLVPLIVFSYFDLKFLLAIIPVFITRYFLARYFQKWIDGYTGDCLGATQQVCEVVFYLSILFLWKFI, from the coding sequence ATGAAAAAAGAACTACACATTTTCTTCACCTGTTTAATGTTCTACACCAGAATTCCATGTCCAAAAAACATTACGCATCATCCAGATTATTTAAATAAAGCCACAAGATATTTCCCATTTATTGGATGGATTGTTGGCGGTATTTCTTTTTTAGCTTTTTATCTTTTTTCATTTTTTCTTTCTTCAGAAATTGCTGTCATACTAGCAATCATTACTTCTATTTTAACCACAGGCGCTTTTCACGAAGACGGTTTTGCAGATGTCTGTGATGGTTTTGGCGGAGGCTGGACTAAAGAAAAAATCTTAATGATAATGAAAGACAGTGCAATTGGAGCCTACGGAGCAATCGGATTGGTTTTGCTTTTTTTACTAAAATTTAAATTGCTTGCAGAATCCGTTTTACTTTTTGCAAATAATATTCTTCTCATTTTCCTTTTGTTTATTTCTGCTCATTCATTGAGTCGACTTGCCGCAATAAGCATTATTTTCACACACGAATATTCTCGTGACGATGCTTCGAGCAAAAGCAAACCAATTGCAAAACAATATACTTGGAAAGAAGTTTTTGGATCTTTCTTTTTTGGCTTAGTTCCGTTAATTGTATTTTCTTATTTCGATTTGAAATTTCTGCTTGCTATTATTCCTGTTTTCATAACGAGATATTTTCTAGCGCGCTATTTTCAGAAATGGATTGATGGTTATACTGGAGATTGCCTTGGCGCAACACAGCAAGTTTGCGAAGTTGTATTTTACTTAAGCATTTTATTTTTATGGAAATTTATCTAG
- a CDS encoding four helix bundle protein, whose translation MKNNIVRNKSFDFAIRIVKLYQYLNNTKKEFILAKQLLRSGTSIGAMIREAEHAESKSDFIHKFAIAQKEANETVYWLELLKATDYLNEKEFENIYNDAITILKLITSILKTSKNQSEAKKLTTNN comes from the coding sequence ATGAAAAATAACATTGTTAGAAATAAAAGCTTTGATTTTGCCATAAGGATTGTTAAACTTTATCAATATTTAAACAATACTAAAAAAGAATTCATCCTTGCAAAACAACTTTTAAGATCTGGCACTAGTATTGGCGCAATGATTCGAGAAGCTGAACATGCTGAGAGTAAAAGCGATTTTATTCATAAATTTGCAATTGCTCAAAAAGAAGCCAATGAAACTGTTTATTGGCTAGAATTATTGAAAGCTACTGACTATCTCAACGAAAAAGAATTTGAAAACATTTATAATGATGCAATTACGATACTAAAATTAATAACTAGTATCCTTAAAACTTCTAAAAACCAATCAGAAGCAAAAAAATTAACAACTAACAATTAA
- a CDS encoding DUF5522 domain-containing protein: MNVPKTKICSSCETAFLCGDTSPENKCWCNDYPPIFNLSEGGDCLCPICFKEACEDKIDAYVETVTPKKALNNKAMFLPKNDNLIEGIDYYIENGNYVFKAWFHLKRGVCCGNNCRHCPY, encoded by the coding sequence ATGAATGTACCAAAAACAAAAATCTGCTCCAGTTGTGAAACTGCTTTTTTATGTGGCGACACTTCGCCCGAAAATAAGTGCTGGTGTAATGATTATCCACCTATTTTCAATCTATCAGAAGGAGGCGATTGCCTTTGCCCTATATGCTTTAAAGAAGCCTGTGAAGATAAAATTGATGCTTATGTCGAAACTGTAACTCCAAAAAAGGCTCTTAATAACAAGGCCATGTTTTTGCCCAAAAATGATAATTTAATTGAAGGAATCGATTACTACATCGAAAATGGCAACTATGTTTTTAAAGCTTGGTTTCATCTAAAAAGAGGAGTCTGCTGCGGAAATAACTGCCGACATTGCCCCTATTAA
- a CDS encoding ABC transporter substrate-binding protein has translation MKYFFHKLPVVFVLLILIGCKKNEAQEVVKSATAKESIEFASGLSIIKNEGYSIVNVSNPWPNAKGRFTYILKEKDVQIPDSLNKYISIKVPLESVVVTSTTNIPFLEMLEVENKLVGFPHTDYISSEKTRALIDKGSVKNVGQNEKLNIEQLIELSPDLIVTFGVDNNNPMLDNLKKSGLNVLIQGDWMEQSPLGKAEWIKLYGALFGKEEKAKELFDKIVESYNQAKKLVADKPATSKVLYGSMYEDVWYVAKGNSWVAQFMKDAKANYLWADLEGTGSEGLSFEKVLDKAKDANVWIASGSFKSLDELQKANPHYSEFDAFKNKTIYNFEGKVGATGGTVYYELAPSRPDLVLKDYIKIFHPDLLTSYEFTFASKLN, from the coding sequence ATGAAATATTTTTTCCATAAATTACCAGTCGTTTTTGTGCTTCTTATCTTAATTGGATGTAAAAAAAATGAAGCGCAAGAGGTTGTAAAATCTGCTACTGCCAAAGAAAGTATCGAGTTTGCTTCTGGACTTTCGATCATAAAAAACGAGGGCTATTCAATTGTAAATGTGAGTAATCCGTGGCCAAATGCTAAGGGGAGATTTACTTACATTTTAAAAGAAAAAGACGTACAAATTCCTGATAGTTTAAATAAATATATTTCTATAAAAGTTCCTCTAGAAAGTGTTGTGGTAACTTCAACTACCAATATTCCTTTTTTAGAAATGTTAGAAGTTGAGAATAAATTGGTCGGATTTCCGCATACTGATTACATTTCTTCTGAAAAAACTAGAGCATTAATTGACAAAGGTTCTGTGAAAAACGTTGGACAAAATGAAAAACTGAACATTGAACAATTAATAGAATTGTCACCAGATTTGATTGTGACATTTGGTGTAGATAACAACAATCCTATGCTAGATAATCTTAAAAAAAGCGGTTTAAATGTTTTGATTCAGGGTGATTGGATGGAACAGTCTCCACTAGGAAAAGCAGAATGGATAAAGTTATACGGTGCTTTATTTGGAAAAGAAGAAAAAGCAAAAGAGCTGTTTGATAAAATCGTTGAAAGCTATAATCAAGCCAAAAAATTGGTTGCCGATAAACCTGCAACTTCAAAGGTTTTATACGGTTCTATGTACGAAGATGTTTGGTATGTTGCCAAAGGAAATAGCTGGGTTGCACAGTTTATGAAAGATGCAAAAGCGAATTATTTATGGGCTGATCTTGAAGGAACTGGAAGCGAAGGTTTGTCTTTTGAAAAAGTTTTAGATAAAGCAAAAGATGCAAATGTTTGGATTGCTTCTGGATCTTTTAAAAGTTTGGATGAATTGCAGAAAGCAAATCCGCATTACTCAGAATTTGATGCTTTTAAGAATAAAACTATTTACAATTTTGAAGGCAAAGTAGGAGCGACAGGTGGTACAGTTTATTATGAATTAGCACCAAGTCGTCCAGATTTGGTATTGAAAGATTATATCAAGATTTTTCATCCTGATTTATTGACGAGCTACGAATTTACTTTTGCTTCTAAACTGAATTAA
- a CDS encoding iron ABC transporter permease — translation MFFASISLGSVTIPLKDVFASLTGGHAAKSTWEYIIINYRLPKAITAVLVGTGLSISGLLMQTLFRNPLAGPYVLGLSSGASLGVAFVILGAGFLPSFLSVIALSSYGIVLASTLGSTLVLFLVLIVSQRLRDTMAILIVGLMFGSFTTAIVSVLTYFSTAEQLQKFTFWSMGNLGNLSWTTIGILTFCVGIGLLLSAKSIKPLNALLLGENYAKSMGLNFKQARLVIIFATSILSGVITAFAGPIAFVGLAVPHIAKLTFQTSNHTILFWSTLFFGSIIMLFCDIVSQMPGFEVTLPINAVTSIIGAPVVIWLLVRKRNF, via the coding sequence ATGTTTTTTGCGAGCATTAGTTTAGGATCGGTTACAATTCCGTTAAAAGATGTTTTTGCAAGTTTAACAGGAGGGCATGCGGCAAAATCAACATGGGAATATATTATTATTAATTACCGTTTGCCAAAAGCAATTACCGCAGTTTTAGTTGGAACGGGACTTTCTATAAGTGGACTTTTGATGCAGACGCTTTTTAGAAATCCGCTTGCGGGACCTTATGTTTTAGGATTAAGTTCTGGTGCAAGTTTAGGTGTTGCTTTTGTAATTTTAGGAGCAGGATTTCTTCCTTCTTTTCTAAGTGTAATTGCATTGTCTTCTTACGGAATTGTTTTGGCATCAACTTTAGGAAGTACATTGGTTCTTTTTTTAGTTCTTATCGTTTCACAACGATTGAGAGACACAATGGCAATTTTGATTGTCGGTTTAATGTTCGGAAGTTTTACAACTGCAATTGTAAGCGTACTGACTTATTTTAGTACGGCAGAACAGCTTCAGAAATTCACTTTCTGGTCAATGGGAAATCTAGGTAATCTTTCTTGGACAACAATCGGAATTTTGACATTTTGCGTTGGAATCGGTTTGCTTTTAAGCGCCAAAAGTATAAAACCTTTAAATGCCTTGCTTCTTGGTGAAAATTACGCCAAAAGTATGGGATTGAATTTTAAACAAGCAAGATTAGTTATCATCTTTGCTACCAGTATTTTGTCAGGAGTGATTACGGCATTTGCTGGCCCGATTGCTTTTGTTGGTCTGGCAGTTCCTCATATTGCAAAACTGACTTTTCAAACTAGTAATCATACGATTCTATTTTGGAGCACTTTATTTTTTGGTTCGATAATAATGCTATTTTGTGATATTGTTTCTCAAATGCCAGGCTTTGAGGTTACACTTCCAATAAATGCTGTTACGTCTATAATTGGTGCGCCTGTTGTAATTTGGTTATTAGTTAGAAAAAGAAATTTTTAA
- a CDS encoding ABC transporter ATP-binding protein → MKNILSTSSLNIGYKSKKGVTAIAENLNINLEAGKLITLIGANGIGKSTLLRTITGIQKPLSGNVYLNEKKISDYQPLELAQNLSLVLTEKLPPSNLSVFELVALGRQPYTNWVDKLSDEDIAKVHEAMQLTQIEHLASKKHFQISDGQLQKVLIARALAQDTPLIILDEPTTHLDLLHKVSLFKLLKKLTQETQKCILFSTHDIDLAIQLSDEMIIMTPDSIVQDQPCNLISNGSFSNLFKDEHIIFDAQKGKFIVS, encoded by the coding sequence ATGAAAAACATTCTATCAACTTCAAGTTTAAATATTGGATATAAATCCAAGAAAGGAGTTACGGCCATTGCTGAGAATCTTAATATTAATCTTGAAGCAGGAAAACTCATTACTTTAATAGGAGCAAACGGAATTGGAAAATCAACTTTACTGCGAACGATTACTGGAATTCAGAAACCGTTGTCAGGAAATGTTTATTTGAATGAAAAAAAGATTTCAGATTATCAACCTTTAGAATTGGCGCAAAATTTAAGTTTAGTTTTAACCGAAAAACTACCACCAAGCAATCTTTCTGTTTTTGAATTAGTTGCTTTAGGAAGACAACCTTACACCAATTGGGTTGATAAATTATCTGATGAAGATATTGCTAAAGTTCATGAAGCTATGCAATTGACACAAATTGAACATTTGGCTTCGAAAAAACATTTCCAGATTAGTGACGGACAATTGCAGAAAGTGTTAATTGCAAGAGCTTTGGCTCAAGATACTCCCCTAATTATTTTGGACGAGCCAACAACGCATCTTGATCTCCTTCATAAAGTTTCGTTATTCAAGCTCTTGAAAAAGCTTACACAAGAAACTCAAAAATGTATTTTGTTTTCGACACACGATATCGATTTGGCTATTCAGTTAAGTGACGAAATGATCATCATGACCCCAGATAGTATAGTGCAAGACCAACCGTGCAATTTAATTTCTAACGGAAGTTTCAGCAATTTGTTCAAAGACGAACATATTATCTTTGATGCTCAAAAAGGGAAGTTTATTGTGAGTTAA
- a CDS encoding pseudouridine synthase — MHRHFILFKPYGYLSQFIYELKRKKKLLGELHDFPEGTMAIGRLDEDSEGLLLLTTDGNMSELVRSKKVEKEYYVQVDGLITPEAIEQLQNGVEIGLDGGKYKTKRCKASIVTEIPDFGARAKKIRDERHGPTSWASITVREGKFRQVRKMTAAVGFPTLRLVRVRIGNVYLQNLKAGEVLEVSDFELEN; from the coding sequence ATGCATCGACACTTCATTCTTTTTAAACCTTACGGCTACTTAAGTCAATTTATTTATGAATTAAAAAGAAAGAAAAAGCTTTTGGGCGAATTGCACGATTTCCCAGAAGGCACAATGGCAATTGGAAGATTAGATGAAGATTCTGAAGGATTACTTCTTTTGACGACTGATGGAAACATGAGCGAACTTGTTCGAAGTAAAAAGGTTGAAAAAGAATATTACGTTCAGGTTGACGGATTAATTACGCCAGAAGCAATTGAACAATTACAAAATGGGGTAGAAATTGGACTTGACGGTGGAAAATACAAAACAAAACGTTGCAAAGCATCTATCGTAACTGAAATTCCTGATTTTGGAGCAAGAGCGAAGAAAATAAGAGACGAACGTCATGGTCCAACTTCTTGGGCTTCAATCACGGTTAGAGAAGGAAAATTTCGTCAAGTTAGAAAAATGACTGCGGCTGTTGGTTTTCCAACATTGCGTTTAGTTCGCGTTCGAATAGGAAATGTATATTTGCAAAACCTAAAAGCGGGTGAAGTTTTGGAAGTTTCCGATTTCGAATTAGAAAATTAG
- a CDS encoding SDR family NAD(P)-dependent oxidoreductase: MALLENKVAFVSGGGSGIGRAVAEAYAREGAKVVVADINVEHGEETVKIIKDKGGEAFFVKGDSSSANDNKHMVEVTVSKYGRLDIACNNAGMGGPAKPTGEYEPEAWDKVIALNLSGVFYACRYQLEQMEKNGGGSIVNIASIHGQVAAPNSVAYTASKHGVVGLTKNIAVEYAQKNIRCNAVGPGYIETALLKDNLNKEMMQAVAAKSAMNRLGTAEEVAELVTFLSSEKSSFTTGSYIIADGGYTAV; this comes from the coding sequence ATGGCACTTTTAGAAAATAAAGTAGCTTTTGTATCTGGCGGAGGTTCAGGAATCGGACGTGCAGTGGCAGAAGCATACGCTCGAGAAGGAGCAAAAGTAGTAGTAGCTGATATAAATGTAGAGCACGGTGAAGAAACCGTAAAAATAATAAAAGATAAGGGCGGAGAAGCTTTTTTTGTAAAAGGAGATTCGTCGAGTGCCAATGACAATAAGCATATGGTTGAAGTTACGGTTTCAAAATATGGTCGATTGGATATTGCCTGTAACAATGCAGGAATGGGAGGGCCGGCAAAACCAACTGGAGAATATGAGCCAGAAGCTTGGGATAAAGTTATTGCACTTAATTTGAGCGGTGTTTTTTATGCCTGCCGTTATCAACTAGAACAAATGGAGAAAAACGGAGGAGGGAGTATTGTAAATATTGCTTCGATCCACGGACAAGTTGCCGCTCCAAATAGTGTCGCGTATACTGCAAGTAAACATGGTGTAGTTGGTTTGACAAAAAATATTGCGGTAGAATATGCTCAGAAAAATATTCGATGCAATGCTGTTGGACCAGGTTATATAGAAACAGCACTTTTAAAAGATAATTTGAATAAGGAAATGATGCAGGCTGTTGCGGCAAAATCTGCAATGAATCGTTTAGGGACAGCAGAAGAAGTTGCCGAATTGGTAACATTTTTAAGTTCTGAAAAATCTTCTTT